A part of Syntrophales bacterium genomic DNA contains:
- a CDS encoding ATP-binding cassette domain-containing protein: protein MEPIIEAVHLRKVFGDLVAVDDVSFEVSPGECFGILGPNGAGKTSTIRMVYGFSPMTDGGLKVFGLDISQNMRASKARIGVCQQENNLDPDLTVLQNLEVFARYFNIPSKVARERARSLLRFMALDHRKETKAIELSGGMMRRLVLARALINQPELLILDEPTTGLDPQSRHQVWERLEQLRTEGLTILLTTHYMDEASRLCDRLLIMDRGRILVQGKPSDLIRKYVGQGIIEVNEPHPALRTYLQSLNLQHEDIGHRLIIYFEGGDSLYNEISNNYCKEGCIMRMATLEDVFLRLTGRELRE from the coding sequence GTGGAACCCATTATTGAAGCGGTACATCTGAGGAAGGTATTCGGTGATCTGGTGGCCGTTGATGATGTTTCTTTCGAGGTGTCTCCGGGAGAATGCTTCGGGATACTGGGGCCTAACGGGGCGGGAAAGACATCCACCATCCGCATGGTCTATGGCTTTTCACCCATGACAGACGGCGGTCTTAAGGTTTTCGGCCTCGACATCTCACAAAATATGCGTGCCAGTAAAGCCCGTATTGGCGTCTGCCAGCAGGAAAACAACCTTGATCCTGACCTTACCGTCCTGCAAAATCTGGAGGTTTTTGCCCGCTATTTTAATATTCCCTCGAAGGTAGCCCGTGAGAGGGCCCGGAGTCTCCTCCGGTTTATGGCCCTCGATCACCGTAAAGAAACCAAGGCTATCGAATTGTCAGGAGGGATGATGCGGCGGCTGGTTCTGGCCCGAGCGCTTATCAATCAGCCGGAACTCCTGATCCTCGACGAGCCCACTACCGGCCTGGATCCCCAATCCCGCCACCAGGTCTGGGAGAGGCTCGAACAGTTAAGGACTGAGGGTCTCACGATCCTCTTGACCACCCATTATATGGACGAGGCCTCTCGACTGTGTGATCGGCTGTTAATCATGGATCGGGGCCGTATCCTGGTGCAGGGGAAGCCTTCGGACCTTATCCGAAAATACGTTGGTCAGGGAATTATTGAAGTTAATGAACCGCATCCGGCCCTGCGGACGTATCTTCAATCCCTGAACCTGCAGCACGAAGACATAGGCCATCGTCTGATCATTTACTTTGAAGGCGGTGATAGCCTGTACAACGAAATAAGCAATAACTACTGTAAGGAAGGTTGTATCATGCGTATGGCAACTCTCGAAGATGTCTTCTTAAGGTTAACCGGCAGAGAACTAAGGGAATGA
- a CDS encoding ABC transporter permease: protein MTKTVAVSISRRFIRVWQRNLTVYQQNWKISFLTPMLEPLFYLLAFGVGFSIMVGKIYYQGCEISYPHFLAPALIAINIMNTAFFENTYSSFVRMYYQKTFDAMMATPLTLEEIITGEIVWGATKAVIATVIMLVVISLFGLIRYPHGLLVIPLAFIGGIAFGSIGMFFTGIVPRIEQFNLPIFLFITPMFLFSGTFFPMKNLPLWAQHLAVFLPLTHLVKLTRSFSLGLLDMEMLWTLGYFVIVCLIFFPLAINRMHRRLIK from the coding sequence ATGACAAAGACCGTAGCGGTCAGCATTTCAAGACGTTTCATACGGGTCTGGCAGAGGAACTTAACCGTATACCAGCAGAACTGGAAGATCAGTTTCCTTACCCCCATGCTGGAACCGCTTTTCTATCTCCTTGCCTTTGGTGTTGGCTTCTCCATCATGGTGGGGAAGATCTATTATCAGGGCTGCGAAATATCTTATCCCCATTTTCTTGCCCCCGCATTGATTGCCATCAACATCATGAACACCGCCTTCTTCGAGAACACCTACAGTTCATTTGTGCGCATGTACTATCAAAAGACGTTCGATGCCATGATGGCAACGCCGCTCACTCTCGAAGAGATTATTACCGGAGAGATCGTCTGGGGAGCTACCAAAGCGGTTATTGCCACTGTAATCATGCTCGTGGTGATCAGTTTATTCGGTCTTATCCGTTATCCCCATGGCCTACTCGTCATCCCCCTGGCCTTTATCGGTGGGATTGCCTTTGGCTCGATCGGCATGTTCTTTACCGGCATTGTTCCACGGATCGAACAATTCAACTTGCCGATATTTCTCTTCATTACCCCTATGTTTCTCTTCAGCGGGACATTCTTTCCCATGAAGAATCTTCCCCTCTGGGCCCAGCATCTGGCCGTTTTCCTCCCCCTGACGCATCTTGTCAAGCTGACCAGGTCCTTCAGCTTAGGACTACTCGATATGGAGATGTTGTGGACACTCGGCTATTTTGTCATCGTTTGTCTTATCTTTTTCCCTCTGGCGATTAACAGAATGCACCGGCGCTTGATCAAGTGA
- a CDS encoding pyridoxal phosphate-dependent aminotransferase codes for MRLDMAKTGSGLVYEIRNIVSVADRLKEYGVEVTWENIGDPIQKGEKIPDWMKAVLSDILKNDDLSYAYSPTKGIEETREFLAERVNKRGKVQITTEDIIFFNGLGDAIARAYSSIRVDARIIMPEPTYSTHLLAEVLHASFPPNTYRMNPYNNWHPDIGELERKVRSHRAIVGILVINPDNPTGFVYPEETLRQIVEIARKYDLFLIFDETYHHIVYNGKRTVPLSDIVADVPGISMKGISKEFPWPGARCGWMEVYNADKDEVFGRYIDAILNQKMSEVCSTTLPQIAIPKIFTHPEYQKYLDERVRHYEKLSNTAFNILKDVPYIIVNRSNGAFYMTAVFNEAVLDNSQTLPIEQPSIKQYIEELVSENVLFDKRFVYYLLGSTGICVIPLTSFFTSMAGFRMTLLDRDEGRFESVVKTIAEKIVQYIDSSK; via the coding sequence ATGAGATTAGACATGGCAAAAACCGGTAGTGGACTCGTTTATGAAATACGTAATATCGTCTCCGTGGCCGACAGGCTGAAAGAATACGGGGTGGAAGTAACCTGGGAAAATATCGGCGATCCGATACAAAAAGGAGAGAAAATCCCCGACTGGATGAAGGCAGTCCTGTCCGATATTTTAAAAAACGATGATCTCTCCTATGCCTATTCCCCTACCAAAGGGATAGAAGAAACCCGAGAGTTTCTCGCCGAGCGCGTTAACAAAAGGGGGAAAGTACAGATAACCACTGAAGACATCATTTTTTTCAACGGTCTCGGTGATGCAATTGCCCGGGCATACAGTTCCATCCGGGTGGATGCACGGATCATCATGCCGGAGCCAACCTATTCGACCCACTTACTGGCGGAGGTGCTCCATGCCTCCTTTCCTCCCAATACCTACCGGATGAACCCCTATAACAACTGGCACCCGGATATTGGCGAACTGGAGCGGAAGGTGAGAAGCCATAGAGCAATTGTCGGTATTCTGGTCATCAATCCTGACAATCCCACGGGATTTGTCTATCCAGAGGAGACCCTCAGGCAGATTGTGGAGATCGCCAGGAAATATGACCTCTTCCTTATTTTTGATGAAACATACCACCATATCGTATACAATGGAAAGAGAACCGTTCCCCTTTCAGACATAGTCGCCGATGTGCCCGGCATCAGCATGAAGGGAATCTCCAAGGAATTTCCCTGGCCCGGTGCCCGATGCGGGTGGATGGAGGTGTATAATGCCGATAAAGACGAGGTATTTGGCCGTTACATTGATGCTATTTTGAATCAGAAGATGTCGGAGGTTTGCTCCACAACACTGCCACAGATCGCGATTCCTAAAATCTTCACCCATCCGGAGTATCAGAAATATCTGGATGAGCGCGTCCGTCATTATGAAAAGCTTTCCAACACTGCCTTTAATATTCTCAAGGATGTGCCCTATATTATCGTTAACAGGAGCAACGGCGCTTTCTACATGACAGCAGTCTTTAACGAAGCGGTCCTCGATAACAGTCAGACGTTACCGATAGAACAGCCCAGTATTAAACAATATATCGAAGAGCTGGTGAGTGAAAATGTCTTGTTTGATAAACGTTTTGTCTATTATCTCTTAGGTTCCACGGGTATCTGCGTCATACCCCTGACGTCCTTTTTTACATCCATGGCCGGTTTCAGGATGACCCTGCTGGATAGAGACGAAGGCAGATTTGAATCTGTCGTGAAAACGATTGCGGAAAAGATCGTTCAGTATATAGATTCCTCAAAATAG